Genomic window (Zestosphaera sp.):
TATGTGGCGACGTATGAGAAACCAGGCATTGAGGTTGTTAGCGCGCTTCAGAAGATGCGGGAGGGAATATTATTCGNNNNNNNNNNNNNNNNNNNNNNNNNNNNNNNNNNNNNNNNNNNNNNNNNNNNNNNNNNNNNNNNNNNNNNNNNNNNNNNNNNNNNNNNNNNNNNCTTTGAGAGTAATATATATAGGAAGTTTTATGAATAATAGTTGGTGGCAATATGTCTTATGTGGCGACGTATGAGAAACCAGGCATTGAGGTTGTTAGCGCGCTTCAGAAGATGCGGGAGGGAATATTATTCGCGTTTATCGCGTGGATATTTTTGGGAGCGGGGATAATGGCGGCCTTCTTTGGTGCGCTCACAGCTTTTGTTGGTGGCGCGGGTGGCGCGTGGGTCGGAGTTCTAGCGGGACTTGGTGTAGGGATCGTATTACTCATAGTTGGTGCTATAATAGCTCTTATCGGGTTCTATGCTAAATTCATTCCTGGAACAAGTGACTTGGCTCGAGGTAATCCGGAATTCTCGACGGCTTCATCACTAATTAAGATAGGGTATGTATGGGGCTTAATACTCGTTATAATAGGCGCCATACTGACTCTGGTCCTCGTAGGGATATTTATAGTGCTTATCGGGTTCGTCCTCTTAATAATCGGCTATATTGGAATGATAATCCTTTGTTTTAAGCTCAACGACGCATACCAAAACACACTATACCTGGTTGCTGGGATCCTCTTCATAATAGGCATCTTCTTCCCAATAGTGGATGTGGTCGCGTGGATACTCATTTACGTAGCTCTAGGCGATACGATTAGGAAACTATGGACACCGCCGACACAAGCGCAGAGTCTCATTCAAGTCTGAGACTAAGAATAAAACTTCGACCATTTTGAGATAAGCTACCTCATAACATCTTCTAAGCCAAGACTTTTTGCTATACCCACCAAGAAAAACACAGTCTCATTTCTCACTTTTCAAGTGTAAGAATACAAGGAGTTCTACGGGAGGTATAAGCATTTAATTAGTTCAGCAACAGCTCAGCAAGTGCTGAACTAAACAATAAAAGCTTGGAGAGGCTTCTTAATACTCAAAGCAAGGAAGGAGAGAAGAACACGCTGCTCACATTAGGGATAAGCCTGCCAACGTATAGGAAGAGAAGTAGCTCAAAACTCTGTGGAGTATTTTGAAGAAAGGACCAGTATAGGGTAGAGAGATTTCATAATGCTCAAGGACCTAGGAGTAGTTGGATGTATTAAGGTGAGGTACAGTAGTAGGATTCATATCGGGGGCGATGGAGAGCGAAGATACGCTTCAACTCAGATGATGAAAAATAGTATATCTTGGTATGAGGTCTCTGAGAAAACAGGCTTCTACAACGAACGTGGCGGGAGAGATGAGCTGACAACACTTAGAGTGGAATAAACTATAGGGAATAATCTTTTGCAAAAATAATGCTTTATATATCATTTTATGTTATCTCTAATAGCTCATACGTCAATTCAGATGTCTTAGTTTCCATCATGAAGTATACGCATAGTATATATTCCCTATAATGAGACACCCATATATCCGCCTTAGTTATATTAGCAAAGTCTGGATTGTTGGGGTTAGGTGTAAACACAAACTTATCAACGTTTAAGGTAGTGTTTCCGTAGGATATTGAGGCTGATGATACGTGAGTTAGTGTACCTATTTCTGGAGGTGTATAAGGCCATAGTATCATTGCAGTCAAGAATTGATGGGGGATGACGAAGAAGCTCATAAACGAGCCTACAATCTGTGCTACGGCATATTCTGCCATATATGGTGGTATTTCTTCCCCGTTGATCATTACCCTAGGCGTAATTCCAGTCTGTTTTGGAAGCCATATAATGACTGTCGTGTTACCGCTTTCTTCTTCAACTATAAATTCTATCCTCGTGTATTCCACGCCTCCCACTACTTCAACTCCCTTATTGTAGTAATAGAAGATCTCTATCTTCGATTCATTGTCAACGCGGTCGTAATCTCTTAGCCTCCACTTTATATAACGTACTAAGTTTATGAATTCCTCAAACGTCTCGATATACTTTTCTTCAGGTGGTGGTGTAGTTGTGTAAGTGGAAGTATACGTAGTAGAAGTGGGTGGGGTAGTCGTTGGTGTTGTTGTATGTGGAGAGGTAGGGGTTGTGTAGGGGGTATACGTAGTAGAAGTAGCTGGACCTCCAGGCAGTAAAGCTGACATTAAGCCATAGATTACAGCAACAGATGCTATAGTTACTGCAGCCACAACCACAAATAAAGGTATTTTCAATATTACACCAAAATATAATGCACAATTATTGTTTATAAATCTTTTAAGCATAAAAAACACTAAGAATGAGCAGTTCATCATAAAATAAATTACATGTACTACACCAAGAACAATTTAAAGTAGACACTATATTTTCATCATAGAACTTCTTTAGAAGCTCTTCCTATCCAACATCAGTACTACGTCACTATATTCCTGTAGTCAATGTCTTGCAGATAGGCCTGACACGCTCCCATACTAAGCTCTCGCCTCAACCTCCAGAATGAATCCACTTAAGAACATCTCCTGCTACTTCAATATCTATTTGTCTCCCAACACTTCTCTAAAGACCC
Coding sequences:
- a CDS encoding DUF973 family protein, which gives rise to MSYVATYEKPGIEVVSALQKMREGILFAFIAWIFLGAGIMAAFFGALTAFVGGAGGAWVGVLAGLGVGIVLLIVGAIIALIGFYAKFIPGTSDLARGNPEFSTASSLIKIGYVWGLILVIIGAILTLVLVGIFIVLIGFVLLIIGYIGMIILCFKLNDAYQNTLYLVAGILFIIGIFFPIVDVVAWILIYVALGDTIRKLWTPPTQAQSLIQV